From a region of the Babesia bovis T2Bo chromosome 1, whole genome shotgun sequence genome:
- a CDS encoding Ankyrin repeats (3 copies) family protein produces the protein MAATHSEVKRHSGARSSRKPAEGGRKTENKTRANNKKERTDIPPPPTPADASSSPILSPPTGISTDSFNNILSNFTQALASANGNQPGSKGSQEQLLCDMGKLFISSMMTFNQILQNHALSSNDQAVAPVAADTSKSDTRRTKPNRSKENGKRGPKVQPPSQSTSSVTKPNRENLKPIRINPEDLNDFPRNPTSAMQCDSSNTVDTPPGPGDSKGNVVTTTKNGKIHRSQRDKSAVADGAKQVNARKKMTPVEAIKTSHDMVTPISDANTTCSPAATTHSDIGSSAEGCSVKRDFSTATTPSNVLEVEEMAYLDGLASAGEQLNFNIYKFVDSCTNVNALLEPSEQYAIDKLGAWLGNHAEPMVSPRENQETAAKPVMRSPVELLRAAFMGDIESLKAQKNIDVNYVDDVGRSALHYASAAGSVTCVEYLLASGVDVNLADKKGWRAIHIAVSKNYTDVTRVLIDGGADIFALLKHKCAPARLMDVYSPAIHFAAIKGNIEITSLLLAHGATVNDLDSAKMTPLHYAAYRSNLEYLKFLLSQGAVVNMVDVNGRSPFHASALSGIIDNLRAMVEKEPFLNSEDIWALTPYKLAELRNHTDYCNYLKETLNIFEEDPDDINRVLASTIAVALQEPNSDQIYRCISRIGPELSKTVFDLTMQIERNGGVLIADGSRRRTSGGIFFTCLRELYLNDIISKDDYNYIRAAENEKRIAKAKERRNKLKAHV, from the coding sequence ATGGCTGCTACGCACTCTGAGGTGAAGCGCCACTCTGGCGCAAGGAGTTCTCGGAAGCCAGCTGAAGGTGGCAGGAAAACTGAGAATAAGACAAGGGCTAATAATAAAAAGGAAAGAACTGATATCCCACCACCTCCAACGCCAGCTGATGCTTCTTCCTCGCCTATACTATCTCCACCAACTGGTATATCCACGGATAGCTTTAACAACATATTGTCCAATTTTACTCAGGCACTAGCAAGTGCAAATGGTAACCAACCAGGCTCTAAAGGATCGCAAGAACAGTTATTATGCGATATGGGCAAGCTGTTCATTTCAAGTATGATGACATTTAACCAGATACTACAGAACCATGCTCTGAGTAGTAATGATCAGGCTGTAGCTCCTGTTGCAGCAGACACCAGTAAATCAGATACTAGACGTACCAAACCGAATCGTTCCAAGGAAAATGGTAAACGTGGCCCTAAAGTACAACCTCCTAGTCAATCTACAAGCAGTGTTACCAAGCCTAACCGAGAGAATCTGAAACCGATAAGGATTAACCCAGAAGACCTGAATGATTTCCCTCGGAATCCTACTTCTGCGATGCAATGTGATAGCTCTAACACAGTAGATACACCCCCAGGGCCTGGTGATTCCAAGGGCAACGTGGTTACAACAACTAAAAATGGCAAGATTCACAGGTCACAGCGTGATAAAAGTGCCGTTGCTGATGGCGCGAAGCAGGTAAACGCACGCAAAAAGATGACTCCAGTGGAGGCTATCAAGACGTCACATGACATGGTTACGCCCATTTCAGATGCTAACACTACGTGTTCCCCAGCTGCCACTACACATTCAGATATAGGGAGTTCCGCAGAAGGATGCTCAGTCAAAAGGGACTTtagtaccgctactacaCCGAGCAACGTTTTGGAAGTTGAAGAAATGGCATACCTAGATGGCCTGGCGTCGGCAGGTGAACAGTTGAAtttcaacatatacaaattTGTGGATAGCTGCACCAATGTAAATGCATTATTAGAGCCAAGTGAACAGTATGCAATTGACAAGCTTGGCGCATGGCTCGGTAACCATGCAGAACCAATGGTTAGCCCACGTGAGAACCAGGAAACAGCTGCCAAACCTGTCATGCGAAGCCCCGTTGAATTACTCCGAGCAGCTTTCATGGGAGATATTGAATCGCTAAAGGCACAAAAAAACATTGATGTGAACTATGTAGACGATGTAGGTCGTAGTGCCCTCCACTACGCCAGTGCAGCTGGATCTGTCACTTGCGTGGAATATCTATTGGCCAGCGGTGTGGATGTCAACCTGGCTGATAAAAAAGGATGGAGAGCTATACATATTGCAGTGTCAAAAAATTATACAGATGTAACTCGAGTGCTTATAGATGGAGGAGCTGATATTTTCGCGCTGCTCAAACACAAATGTGCCCCTGCTAGATTAATGGATGTATATTCCCCTGCAATTCACTTCGCAGCTATCAAGGGTAACATTGAGATAACATCTCTTTTACTGGCACATGGAGCTACTGTAAACGATCTAGATTCAGCTAAAATGACGCCATTGCATTATGCAGCTTACAGGTCCAACCTGGAATATCTGAAATTCCTGTTGTCCCAAGGTGCCGTCGTCAACATGGTGGATGTTAATGGAAGGTCACCTTTCCACGCATCGGCACTCTCTGGGATAATCGACAACCTACGCGCCATGGTGGAGAAGGAGCCGTTCCTTAACTCCGAGGACATCTGGGCACTGACACCCTATAAACTAGCTGAGTTGCGGAACCACACGGATTATTGCAATTATCTTAAGGAGACGCTTAATATATTTGAAGAAGACCCTGATGATATAAATCGAGTCCTGGCGTCTACTATCGCCGTCGCTCTGCAGGAGCCTAACTCCGATCAAATTTACCGCTGTATCAGCCGTATAGGACCGGAGCTGTCCAAGACCGTGTTTGACCTAACCATGCAAATTGAGCGCAATGGCGGAGTTTTAATTGCAGATGGTTCTAGAAGACGAACTAGTGGCGGTATCTTCTTCACCTGCCTGCGTGAGTTGTACCTGAACGACATCATCTCAAAGGATGATTACAACTACATACGCGCAGCGGAGAATGAAAAGAGAATTGCCAAAGCGAAAGAACGTCGAAACAAACTGAAAGCACATGTATAA
- a CDS encoding putative methyltransferase family protein gives MESITCIDLSKLLIEYTGHVLDLETIKVSRYDTSEELSNTEKYSGGIKCDPLEHIKIRIANIPQDKRTANVKRRKYEGGFTIWESTWLLAAFIEKHVKPGNNNFAIDLGCGNGICGILALRKNYNVLFQDLNWDVLQESVIPNCLLNSCLPQLISVYRKRLEKDVLTESVHQDSGNETSSHVVPVEQIGVHQVVNVTFESTKDNIIQHSRFIRATVRDKNITPKGADDDKQLDQTILGNYTISDDKSMQYELLSTMWEDMPTLSTSILSNRMNKCALIVAGECLYRQECYDAIAKVIHTYLCPETGVAYIGTKRVYFGMDGGTFEFISFIKDQCDLSPKLTAKVCKSHRTPGSTNIIDIIEVRFDV, from the exons ATGGAATCGATTACTTGCATAGATTTAAGTAAGCTACTAATTGAATATACTGGGCATGTCTTGGACCTAGAGACCATAAAGGTGTCGCGATATGACACCTCAGAGGAACTATCTAATACCGAAAAGTATTCTGGAGGTATAAAATGTGATCCTTTGGAACATATAAAAATCAGAATCGCCAACATACCGCAAGATAAACGCACTGCAAAT GTAAAGCGACGTAAATATGAAGGCGGTTTCACCATCTGGGAGAGTACGTGGCTACTGGCTGCCTTTATAGAGAAGCATGTTAAACCCGGAAATAACAACTTCGCAATCGATCTAG GATGCGGTAATGGAATATGTGGAATCCTGGCACTAAGGAAAAACTATAACGTACTATTCCAGGATCTCAATTGGGATGTGCTGCAGGAATCGGTTATACCAAACTGTCTCTTAAATTCATGCTTGCCACAGTTGATATCAGTGTATAGGAAACGACTTGAAAAGGACGTCTTAACTGAGAGTGTACACCAAGATAGTGGCAATGAGACTTCTAGCCACGTGGTACCTGTAGAACAAATCGGTGTCCACCAAGTTGTGAACGTAACTTTTGAAAGTACTAAGGATAACATTATCCAACATAGCAGGTTCATCAGAGCAACTGTCCGGGATAAGAACATAACTCCAAAGGGTGCTGATGACGACAAACAACTCGATCAGACTATTCTAGGAAACTATACTATATCAGATGACAAATCAATGCAATACGAATTGCTCTCAACTATGTGGGAGGATATGCCAACGCTATCAACATCAATACTGTCAAACAGAATGAATAAATGCGCCCTCATCGTAGCAGGTGAGTGCCTTTATAGACAAGAATGCTACGATGCTATCGCAAAGGTTATACATACCTATCTATGCCCCGAAACCGGAGTGGCATATATAGGAACCAAAAGGGTATATTTTGGCATGGATGGAGGTACATTTGAGTTCATATCCTTTATAAAGGATCAATGCGATTTATCTCCGAAGTTAACAGCCAAGGTATGCAAGTCACACCGCACTCCAGGCAGCACCAACATCATAGACATTATAGAAGTACGATTCGATGTGTAG
- a CDS encoding putative integral membrane protein: MEPSGNDSSYTREESRRLWPCSCAFLDGLCRSYGLDMTKVKSYSLLSLLLKSEALYLLHMCYISLLIASHPDGDKKFSNAVLYLLPSLWLLKPLFALIDDHSDLILRKCAQWCRRINGEVDTSRPPTGRSRSVMDSLVDLNKHANLMLCVSHIGIVTLLSAIMSYSKRHPLSGGCGPHLIVLVSLCQIASGAVSDGAFCRYVQCNSELSEVQFASLRLLFMIGYGLCNMLSVVMPFPRSTDFITCFMTLINLAPCFLLGNSVCVLWVLLCDPGEYEEAVDQSKRKRTIYSPKVAIAFLGLMYLAMAMRMPYDTLLLKASRRGAIPVMTLVGLSLATKIVVSTLMLRYCSLKRLLKIAKYIFVACIVVYCTGYKIPPLPSTTSSVWYLTFVAIQSTSLHQILLTFGIVMTVRCAPRGWEASVMSLGDLSFDLVIYLHRSKISPRKWLYKIIPSDIAIDICVVFFCLYCISVIFGNVHIAALLQNERNAAITTSELPLPIQVGEYPSASIANRAADIHEDGASSVLNAHECLDSHVDKSPWAADSEYSDGSNESSQ, from the coding sequence ATGGAACCCTCCGGGAATGATTCCTCATATACCAGAGAGGAGTCACGCAGGTTGTGGCCGTGCTCCTGTGCCTTTCTAGACGGATTGTGCCGTAGTTACGGATTAGACATGACCAAAGTTAAGTCCTATTCACTACTTTCATTGCTTTTAAAATCCGAAGCCCTGTATTTGCTACATATGTGCTACATAAGTCTACTTATAGCGTCACACCCAGATGGAGATAAGAAATTCTCTAATGCAGTGTTGTATTTGCTACCTTCCCTGTGGCTATTGAAGCCTCTGTTCGCCCTTATAGATGATCACTCGGATTTGATACTGAGGAAATGCGCACAGTGGTGTAGAAGGATTAACGGCGAAGTTGACACTTCAAGGCCACCAACAGGCCGGAGCAGAAGCGTTATGGACTCACTAGTAGACCTGAATAAGCATGCTAACCTAATGCTATGCGTGTCACATATCGGAATCGTCACGTTGCTGTCAGCTATCATGTCATATTCAAAAAGGCATCCATTAAGCGGTGGATGCGGACCACACCTTATCGTGCTGGTCTCACTGTGTCAAATCGCATCAGGAGCTGTTAGTGACGGTGCATTCTGCAGATACGTCCAGTGCAACAGCGAACTCTCGGAAGTACAATTCGCATCGCTAAGGTTACTGTTCATGATAGGTTACGGGTTGTGCAACATGCTGAGCGTGGTCATGCCATTCCCAAGATCAACGGATTTCATCACCTGCTTCATGACACTGATTAACCTAGCACCCTGCTTTCTACTCGGAAACAGCGTATGCGTTTTGTGGGTACTACTATGCGACCCGGGAGAATATGAAGAAGCGGTTGACCAAAGTAAAAGGAAGAGGACTATATACTCACCCAAGGTAGCCATAGCATTCCTAGGACTCATGTACCTTGCAATGGCAATGCGTATGCCGTATGATACCCTATTGCTAAAGGCATCACGAAGGGGTGCCATACCTGTAATGACACTAGTGGGATTAAGTCTGGCAACGAAAATAGTAGTCAGCACATTGATGCTGCGCTACTGTAGCCTGAAAAGACTACTGAAAATCgcaaagtatatatttgtgGCATGTATTGTTGTGTACTGTACAGGATATAAAATACCGCCACTGCCATCAACAACGTCAAGTGTATGGTACTTAACATTCGTCGCAATACAGAGTACAAGCCTACATCAAATACTCCTGACGTTCGGTATAGTGATGACAGTACGATGCGCTCCAAGAGGATGGGAAGCGTCAGTAATGTCACTTGGAGATCTCAGCTTCGACCTggtgatatatctacataGAAGCAAAATATCACCACGCAAGTGgttatataaaattataCCCTCAGATATCGCAATCGATATTTGCGTAGTCTTCTTCTGCTTGTACTGCATTTCCGTCATATTTGGGAATGTGCATATTGCAGCGCTACTACAAAATGAACGCAACGCGGCAATTACAACAAGTGAGCTACCACTGCCAATACAGGTGGGAGAGTACCCCTCGGCAAGTATTGCAAACAGGGCTGCCGATATTCACGAAGATGGCGCCTCAAGCGTACTGAATGCCCATGAATGTCTCGATAGTCATGTGGACAAGTCACCGTGGGCAGCAGATAGTGAATATTCAGACGGGTCAAATGAATCGTCCCAATGA
- a CDS encoding putative t-complex protein 1 alpha subunit: protein MSLGILGERITGKDVRMRNVTAVQAIANILRSSLGPKGLDKMLVDDVGDVTISNDGATILKQLEIQHPAAKLLVDLSELQDQEVGDGTTSVVLLAVELLRRANDLANSGIHATSIIAGYKMAIKECVKYIKDNLSKRMSDLGDEMAVNIAKTTLSSKMVCVNLEYFASMVVKAIKAIETCDDMGNRKFPVEAVNILKTHGKSLKDSFLVNGYSIMMGRAAQGMPIDISNAKIAFLDFPLKHYRLHFGVQVQITDPVELEQIRLKEKDVTKERVQKILATGANVVLTSQGIDDMSLKYFTEAGVMAYRRVPRKDLRRIARLTGGKLVLTLSTFEGEEAFPEDSLGTCGKVYEQRVGDVDFTFFEQCSSSRAATIILRGANDYMVEEADRSIHDALCAVSRALEKDSLVPGGGCVETALSLHLEAYSRTLASREQMAIAEFAESLLVIPKTLALNAALDATELVSKLRALHAKAQSESATPEDKECKWYGISLADGELRNNLKAGILEATVSKIKSIKFATEAAVTILRIDELVTLEPEKEHDDH, encoded by the exons ATGTCACTCGGTATTCTTGGAGAACGCATTACCGGAAAGGATGTCCGGATGCGTAACg TCACGGCTGTACAAGCCATCGCCAATATACTGCGCTCGAGTTTAGGCCCTAAAGGTCTAGATAAAATGCTAGTCGACGATGTTGGAGATGTAACTATATCCAATGACGGTGCTACCATCCTTAAGCAGCTGGAAATACAACACCCAGCAGCTAAATTACTAGTGGATCTTAGTGAACTCCAAGATCAAGAAGTAGGTGATGGTACCACCTCGGTTGTACTACTAGCCGTTGAACTCCTCAGAAGAGCTAATGATCTGGCCAATTCAGGGATACACGCTACCTCAATCATCGCCGGCTATAAAATGGCCATCAAAGAATGTGTCAAGTATATCAAGGATAACTTGAGTAAACGCATGAGCGATTTGGGAGATGAAATGGCAGTCAATATTGCAAAGACAACGCTGTCGTCTAAGATGGTATGCGTTAATCTGGAATACTTCGCCAGTATGGTAGTGAAGGCCATTAAGGCCATAGAAACATGTGACGATATGGGAAACCGTAAATTCCCTGTGGAAGCCGTTAATATACTTAAGACCCATGGTAAAAGCCTAAAGGACTCGTTCCTTGTAAACGGATACTCTATCATGATGGGACGTGCCGCACAGGGAATGCCAATCGATATCAGCAATGCCAAAATTGCGTTCCTAGACTTCCCATTGAAGCATTATCGTCTGCATTTCGGAGTACAGGTGCAAATTACTGACCCCGTGGAACTTGAGCAAATAAGACTCAAGGAAAAGGATGTTACCAAGGAACGCGTCCAGAAGATATTGGCCACTGGAGCTAACGTGGTACTGACATCACAAGGTATAGACGATATGTCACTCAAATATTTCACGGAGGCCGGTGTGATGGCATATAGGCGTGTACCACGCAAAGATCTTCGCAGGATTGCTAGACTTACAGGTGGTAAGCTGGTGTTAACCCTGTCAACATTCGAGGGTGAAGAAGCATTCCCCGAGGATTCACTTGGTACTTGTGGCAAGGTGTACGAACAACGTGTGGGTGATGTAGACTTTACATTCTTCGAACAGTGCTCGTCATCAAGAGCAGCTACAATTATCCTCCGCGGGGCCAATGATTATATGGTAGAAGAAGCTGATAGGTCAATCCACGACGCACTATGCGCGGTCAGCAGAGCACTGGAGAAGGATTCACTGGTACCTGGAGGAGGTTGTGTAGAAACTGCGCTGTCGCTACACCTGGAAGCATACTCAAGGACACTGGCGTCAAGGGAACAAATGGCAATTGCAGAATTCGCGGAATCGTTGCTAGTCATACCCAAAACGCTGGCACTCAACGCAGCACTGGATGCTACCGAGCTAGTATCAAAACTAAGAGCACTTCACGCAAAGGCGCAGTCTGAATCCGCAACACCAGAAGATAAAGAGTGCAAATGGTATGGTATAAGCCTAGCCGATGGTGAATTGAGGAATAACCTAAAGGCTGGAATACTGGAGGCTACAGTTAGCAAAATAAAGTCCATCAAGTTCGCAACGGAAGCAGCAGTAACAATCCTAAGAATAGACGAATTGGTAACACTTGAACCTGAAAAGGAGCACGACGATCACTGa
- a CDS encoding LEM3 (ligand-effect modulator 3) / CDC50 family protein yields the protein MISDAGSGMDNSTIQISDLNDDAFRKSMLFATAKKSNTLTTHAQPLTLPHVQASRDVDRVAGSEELDHEYLWLPSRNYDQADDRARVDRYRQMEFTRNDWIYRIYTPLGGVSVFLFFGILLSLLSVAQLYSSWTSHMQEIDYSAYTNDPIEFEVPYDIKAPVYFYFKITDFYAIHKRVAYGANPSLVTSGDCEMFKTFEEILDLRCVNKKNTLNGIDEWCEIKDKEPAFKKTAYPCGAISATIITDNFSVCQKKELLPAGQRSEEQSPVDNQVNNCLPISMGIPDYDYSLFHFNQNRPEASSKGFQWIDLSNLMFRNWIQIPYDSTFLKPYGVLNQTLSAGKYYLHVTKNLWPAEHWKAKKYVVIAKPGYMGTKAIVFECLAIITAVVYLITGTVLFFMYKASFHCGVSPWKGLQVNKQKDVAPENPTGNYYRSDAPKPTEHVEPAKMTCLCPLH from the exons atgattTCAGATGCTGGTTCGGGTATGGATAACTCAACGATACAGATCTCTGATCTGAACGATGATGCGTTCAGGAAGAGTATGCTGTTTGCTACGGCAAAAAAGTCAAACACACTGACAACTCACGCACAGCCGTTAACTCTACCTCATGTACAGGCTTCACGTGATGTAGACCGTGTCGCAGGCTCAGAGGAATTAGACCATGAGTACCTATGGCTGCCATCAAGAAATTACGATCAAGCTGATGATCGTGCACGTGTCGATCGTTACcgtcagatggaatttaCTCGCAATGACTGGAtatatcgtatatacacaccGTTAGGTGGTGTCAGTGTATTCCTCTTCTTTGGCATCCTGCTGTCTCTGCTATCCGTAGCGCAACTATACTCATCATGGACGTCTCATATGCAGGAAATTGACTATTCTGCTTATACTAATGATCCCATCGAATTTGAGGTACCTTACGACATAAAAGCGCCAGTGTACTTTTATTTCAAAATCACTGACTTTTACGCCATCCATAAAAGAGTAGCCTACGGAGCCAACCCTTCGCTTGTGACTTCAGGCGACTGTGAAA TGTTTAAAACATTTGAGGAGATTTTGGATTTACGCTGTGTCAACAAGAAGAACACCCTTAACGGCATTGACGAGTGGTGTGAAATCAAGGATAAGGAACCAGCATTCAAGAAAACGGCGTACCCATGTGGAGCTATATCGGCAACAATCATAACGGACAATTTCTCAGTATGCCAAAAGAAGGAATTGCTACCAGCTGGACAGCGTTCTGAAGAGCAATCTCCAGTTGATAACCAGGTTAACAACTGCTTGCCAATTAGTATGGGAATACCTGACTATGACTATAGCCTGTTCCACTTTAACCAAAATAGACCAGAGGCGTCGTCTAAAGGATTCCAGTGGATCGACCTCTCGAACCTCATGTTCAGAAACTGGATACAAATCCCATATGACTCCACATTTCTCAAGCCATATGGAGTTTTGAATCAAACACTTAGTGCCGGGAAGTACTACCTACACGTAACAAAGAATCTCTGGCCAGCGGAACATTGGAAAGCTAAAAAATATGTCGTAATAGCCAAACCGGGATACATGGGAACTAAGGCAATAGTATTTGAATGCCTAGCGATTATCACTGCAGTGGTGTATCTCATCACGGGGACAGTACTATTCTTCATGTACAAAGCAAGCTTCCACTGTGGAGTTTCACCGTGGAAGGGATTGCAAGTCAATAAGCAAAAAGATGTAGCACCAGAAAACCCAACGGGAAACTACTACAGAAGCGATGCACCCAAACCCACTGAACACGTAGAACCAGCGAAAATGACATGCTTATGTCCACTTCATTAG